The Flavobacteriales bacterium genomic sequence GAAAGAAACCGAACACGTCATATGCCGCCACAGCAGCAGGCAAACAAGCGTTCCAGGAGCATCTTGCCGCGCTGGAGAAAATGCTGAAGGATCGTTGATTTTTTTTAATCATCTACTTTGAAACTCAAAGTTCTTTATATGAAAAAATGGAAGCGCATATTATCCGACCTGGAGGTTCTATCGGCACTGGCCGTGCTATGTTACATGGCCGCCATCTCACTTCCCTCCAACAACATCTGGTACATGGCAGCGGCATCCCTGGCATGGCAGGCACATCTCGTTTTGCTGGGATTCGGCCTCTACCTCATCGTACGGCAACGGCTTTCACTGGCTACCATCCACTTGTTTGCAGCATGCCTGGTATATACCACGGTCATTCCCACCTACCCGGCATCCCTGGGAAAAGAAACCCATGCGGGTACCGACTTGCGCATTGCCCACTTCAACGTTCTGAAGTCAAACAGAGATTATATTTCCACCCTGAAAGCGGCGAAGGAAAGCTGCGCCGATTTCCTCTCATTCCAGGAAGTAAATGAAGCGTGGACCCGCATCCTCGTCGACGGGTTGAAGGACGAATACCCCTACCGGATGGTTCATTCCGAGGAGGAATGCTGTTTCGGCATTGCCGTGTTCTCCAAGTACCCCCTGGATCATGAAGCCGTACGGTATTTCGGTGGTGTGGCCAACCTAACCGGGTGTGTGTGCAAAGACGGGCAGGAGATTGCGTTTATCA encodes the following:
- a CDS encoding endonuclease/exonuclease/phosphatase family protein, coding for MKKWKRILSDLEVLSALAVLCYMAAISLPSNNIWYMAAASLAWQAHLVLLGFGLYLIVRQRLSLATIHLFAACLVYTTVIPTYPASLGKETHAGTDLRIAHFNVLKSNRDYISTLKAAKESCADFLSFQEVNEAWTRILVDGLKDEYPYRMVHSEEECCFGIAVFSKYPLDHEAVRYFGGVANLTGCVCKDGQEIAFITLHPQSPTSEARLHTRNRHLLEAADYFSSIEGPKLAIGDFNTVPWDRNLEQFRDRLRLTDSRKNLAATYPSFAPMLRIPIDHILHSNQIRCTRFDTITSTSSDHLGVVGDYIINS